Proteins encoded by one window of Triticum dicoccoides isolate Atlit2015 ecotype Zavitan unplaced genomic scaffold, WEW_v2.0 scaffold4594, whole genome shotgun sequence:
- the LOC119346640 gene encoding uncharacterized protein LOC119346640, whose product MEDLRRLSREAEDMLAEMFASIRSDGGGDAARPRVVQLRLSPELALWKSAQHAIGNVLPTKGAGLVLATPQVLALLGAADWPEAMTTTNALSGSGMANLLIGASDVRTLFSNYVVDMAFYYEHGYHKVFPSFSRLLRDGLADARSLRTLGGRQRREAVAIGASYIRAKIALEAAHRTLLKDRSAQMDRRAAQVMALLESSILGMGAEAIARGFDVGAVTSDLVFSSPGTDVIDVGSDLVNSEVMNSFLNVADIATSGVVSEPALRAIYDAYAATGARMYTQRWHEPVARMCITLYTWHLHNDRH is encoded by the coding sequence ATGGAGGATCTGAGAAGGCTGTCGCGCGAGGCGGAAGACATGCTGGCGGAGATGTTTGCTAGCATTAGAAGTGACGGCGGAGGCGACGCGGCGCGGCCCAGGGTGGTGCAACTGCGGCTGTCGCCGGAGCTGGCGCTGTGGAAAAGCGCGCAACACGCAATCGGCAACGTGTTGCCCACTAAGGGCGCCGGGCTGGTCCTAGCCACGCCGCAGGTTCTCGCCTTGCTGGGCGCCGCCGACTGGCCTGAGGCGATGACAACAACCAACGCCCTATCTGGCAGCGGCATGGCGAACCTACTGATTGGCGCCTCCGACGTGCGCACGCTCTTTTCCAACTACGTTGTGGACATGGCATTTTACTACGAGCACGGGTATCACAAGGTGTTCCCCTCCTTCAGCCGCCTCCTGCGCGACGGGCTCGCTGACGCCCGCTCGCTACGAACCCTTGGTGGCCGGCAGCGACGCGAGGCCGTCGCAATTGGCGCGTCCTACATCCGAGCCAAGATCGCGCTGGAGGCGGCGCACAGGACGCTCCTCAAGGACCGGTCAGCACAAATGGACCGTCGCGCCGCCCAGGTCATGGCCCTGTTGGAGAGCAGCATCCTCGGCATGGGTGCTGAGGCCATAGCCCGGGGCTTCGATGTTGGCGCCGTCACGAGCGACCTAGTCTTCAGCTCGCCCGGCACAGATGTCATCGATGTGGGCAGCGACCTGGTCAACTCCGAGGTCATGAATTCGTTCCTCAACGTGGCCGACATCGCCACCTCAGGCGTCGTCAGCGAGCCGGCGCTGAGGGCCATCTACGACGCCTACGCTGCCACGGGAGCTCGGATGTACACCCAGAGGTGGCACGAGCCTGTGGCCCGGATGTGCATCACCTTGTACACTTGGCACCTGCACAACGACCGGCACAT